One genomic segment of Chloroflexota bacterium includes these proteins:
- a CDS encoding nucleoside kinase encodes MTSQENVHFVEPSSTIEAHLPDGRVLSGPRGATAGLFLDAIQGEFTVPIVGAVINGQLRELTYPLDFDAKIRPITLHDPDGMRFYRRSLTFVLEKAFHELFPRAILSIDHSIASGGYFCQVFNNATLDEEHLANLETRMREIVEQDIPFIRERVPIRDAIAYFEKKGYRDKVQLLKHRKKDYLVLYNLNDHRDYHHGYMVPSSGYLKWFKIAPMGDGFVMRFPRRHRPTEILPMPDFSTLLNTFRQYGDWLQRLNIDNVGTLNQAIFENRTRELILVAEALHEGRIAEIASLIAQQIDQIRVILIAGPSSSGKTTFSKRLSIQLLARGISPFPLEMDNYFVDRDLTPRDENGEFDFETIKAVNTQRLGEELAKLIAGESVQLPHFDFKTGVSSPGEVIQLHPGQIVILEGIHGLNPELIPKTPQEHTFRIYTSALTQLNLDWHNRVSTTDTRLIRRIVRDARERGYSAQDTIARWESVRRGEKRNIFPYQNNANIMFNSAMVYELAALKPLAEPVLRQVPYGTPEHIEAKRLLTMLEWFLPIESEFIPDNSLLREFIGSSILKDFKIWKR; translated from the coding sequence ATGACATCTCAAGAAAATGTTCATTTCGTTGAGCCTAGCAGCACTATCGAGGCGCATCTACCAGATGGACGTGTGTTATCGGGTCCACGCGGTGCTACTGCGGGTTTATTTCTTGATGCGATTCAAGGCGAATTTACGGTACCGATTGTCGGCGCGGTTATCAACGGTCAACTGCGCGAATTAACATATCCACTCGATTTCGATGCCAAGATTCGCCCGATCACACTGCACGATCCTGATGGTATGCGTTTTTATCGTCGATCACTGACATTTGTGCTCGAAAAAGCATTCCACGAACTTTTTCCACGGGCTATCCTGTCCATCGATCATTCAATCGCTTCGGGGGGTTATTTTTGTCAGGTCTTCAATAACGCTACGCTGGATGAAGAACACCTCGCCAATCTGGAAACACGCATGAGGGAAATTGTCGAACAAGATATTCCCTTTATTCGCGAGCGAGTCCCCATCCGTGATGCGATTGCCTACTTTGAGAAAAAAGGCTACCGCGATAAAGTTCAATTGCTCAAACATCGCAAAAAAGATTATCTGGTCTTATACAATCTAAACGATCATCGCGACTATCATCATGGCTATATGGTACCCTCCAGCGGCTATCTGAAATGGTTCAAAATTGCGCCGATGGGCGACGGTTTTGTAATGCGTTTTCCACGCCGCCATCGTCCTACAGAAATTTTACCCATGCCAGATTTCAGCACACTGCTGAATACATTTCGTCAATATGGCGACTGGCTGCAACGTCTCAATATCGACAATGTTGGCACTTTGAATCAGGCAATCTTCGAAAATCGCACCCGCGAATTAATTCTGGTTGCCGAAGCGCTCCACGAAGGACGCATCGCTGAGATTGCCAGCCTAATTGCGCAACAAATTGACCAAATACGCGTCATCCTGATTGCCGGACCTTCATCATCGGGAAAAACAACATTCTCAAAACGGCTTAGTATCCAGTTACTCGCACGCGGTATTTCCCCTTTCCCGCTGGAAATGGATAATTATTTTGTGGATCGCGATTTAACGCCGCGCGACGAGAATGGCGAATTTGATTTTGAAACCATCAAGGCGGTCAATACGCAACGCCTGGGCGAAGAACTGGCAAAACTCATCGCCGGAGAAAGTGTTCAATTGCCGCATTTCGATTTCAAAACCGGCGTCAGCAGCCCCGGCGAGGTGATTCAACTTCACCCCGGGCAAATCGTCATCCTGGAGGGCATCCACGGGTTGAATCCAGAATTGATCCCCAAGACGCCTCAGGAACACACCTTCCGCATTTACACATCTGCGCTCACACAATTAAACCTAGACTGGCACAATCGCGTTTCCACCACGGATACTCGCCTGATTCGGCGCATTGTGCGCGATGCCCGCGAACGTGGATATTCTGCCCAGGATACAATAGCCCGGTGGGAATCTGTCCGTCGCGGCGAAAAACGGAATATCTTCCCCTATCAAAACAACGCCAATATCATGTTCAACTCAGCCATGGTGTACGAACTCGCAGCGCTAAAACCCCTTGCTGAACCCGTTCTGCGGCAAGTTCCATATGGAACCCCGGAGCATATTGAAGCCAAACGCCTGCTAACCATGCTCGAATGGTTCCTGCCCATCGAAAGCGAGTTCATTCCGGACAACTCGCTGCTGCGAGAATTTATTGGTTCGTCCATTCTTAAAGATTTCAAAATCTGGAAACGTTAG
- the gcvPB gene encoding aminomethyl-transferring glycine dehydrogenase subunit GcvPB — translation MPEPTVFDLSSPGRQGAYFPEADVPVKPISDALLREDLPLPEMAEIDVVRHYTRLSQLNHGVDTGFYPLGSCTMKYNPKINEVTARMPGFAQIHPFQPIETVQGAIGLMYELQEWLGAISGFAGITLQPAAGAHGELTGVLIINAYHRSRGDHKRKKMLIPDSAHGTNPATSAMSDLQVVQIPSDARGNVDLEALKAECDDTLAGIMITNPNTLGLFDENIQLICEMVHEAGGLVYGDGANLNAMMGISRPADCGVDVLHFNLHKTFATPHGGGGPGSGPVGVTAELAPFLPGPIAAVLDEGSDEEPPFYGFVTPEQSIGRVKAFHGHFGIMVRAFTYMMMLGGSGLREASEHAVLNANYLQARLRDTYTIPHDRICMHEFVMEGHWDDVPDIHALDISKRLMDFGFHPPTNYFPLIVPEALMIEPTETESKETLDAFADVLIQIADEARTNPELLQTAPHNTPFGRLDEVKAARELVLCCWLPENME, via the coding sequence ATGCCTGAGCCGACTGTATTTGACCTTTCTTCCCCCGGACGGCAGGGAGCCTACTTCCCTGAAGCCGATGTTCCTGTCAAGCCAATTTCGGATGCGCTGCTACGTGAGGATTTACCCCTCCCCGAGATGGCCGAAATCGATGTGGTGCGGCACTACACGCGGCTCTCGCAGTTGAATCACGGTGTTGATACCGGATTCTACCCTCTGGGGTCGTGTACTATGAAATACAATCCCAAAATCAACGAAGTCACTGCCCGCATGCCCGGCTTCGCCCAGATTCACCCCTTCCAACCCATTGAAACCGTGCAAGGCGCTATCGGCCTGATGTACGAATTGCAAGAGTGGCTCGGCGCGATCAGCGGCTTCGCTGGCATCACGCTGCAACCTGCGGCAGGCGCCCACGGCGAACTGACCGGCGTTCTAATTATTAATGCCTACCATCGTTCGCGCGGCGATCACAAACGCAAGAAAATGCTGATCCCCGATTCAGCCCACGGCACCAACCCGGCCACATCGGCCATGAGCGATTTGCAGGTTGTGCAAATCCCCTCGGATGCGCGCGGCAACGTAGACCTGGAAGCCCTCAAAGCTGAATGCGACGACACGCTGGCTGGTATCATGATCACCAATCCCAACACACTGGGGTTATTCGATGAGAATATCCAGCTGATTTGTGAGATGGTGCATGAGGCCGGTGGCCTGGTCTATGGCGATGGAGCCAATCTCAATGCAATGATGGGCATCTCGCGCCCTGCCGATTGCGGCGTGGATGTTTTACACTTCAATCTGCACAAAACCTTCGCCACCCCCCACGGCGGCGGCGGCCCTGGCTCCGGCCCCGTAGGTGTCACGGCTGAACTGGCCCCCTTCTTGCCCGGCCCAATTGCAGCTGTTTTGGATGAAGGCTCGGATGAAGAGCCGCCGTTTTACGGCTTCGTGACCCCCGAGCAAAGTATCGGGCGCGTCAAAGCCTTCCACGGTCATTTTGGCATCATGGTGCGGGCGTTCACCTACATGATGATGCTCGGCGGCAGCGGCCTGCGTGAGGCTTCGGAACATGCCGTACTCAACGCAAACTACTTGCAGGCGCGCTTGCGCGATACCTATACAATTCCACATGACCGCATCTGTATGCACGAATTCGTCATGGAAGGCCACTGGGACGATGTGCCCGACATTCACGCGCTGGATATTTCCAAGCGGCTGATGGATTTCGGTTTCCACCCACCCACGAATTACTTCCCGTTGATCGTGCCCGAAGCCCTGATGATCGAGCCAACCGAAACCGAGAGCAAAGAAACCCTGGATGCTTTCGCCGATGTGCTGATTCAGATTGCCGATGAAGCACGCACAAATCCTGAGTTGTTACAAACGGCACCCCATAACACGCCCTTTGGACGACTGGATGAAGTGAAAGCCGCCCGCGAGTTAGTGCTCTGTTGTTGGCTGCCCGAAAACATGGAATAA